From the Anguilla anguilla isolate fAngAng1 chromosome 8, fAngAng1.pri, whole genome shotgun sequence genome, one window contains:
- the greb1l gene encoding GREB1-like protein isoform X2 encodes MGNSYAGQLKSARFEEALHSSIEASLRSSSAAPRPFFTQLYLEPEHYRGNPEDMKPRMEISLQYSERTGQELRPSQASNSTKEEDMEDEEEDEDEEASDPSATPIPYLQGPPPDGSCTLDGFCQAGKDLRLVSMGTEHIEVPAGFELVGAKSPNIPGHILVCLVDRRFLPDDNGKNALLGFSGNCVGCGEKGFRYFTEFSNHINLKLATQPKKQKHLKYYLVQNSQGALCKGPLICWKDCKTKQSGSTVSPSKPSSSSSPKNQDKGVTSGRDSSPFSPSDSLLTGSQSTTTTGPRVGQDLARECLFPKPRDSTPPQGTKTLPIVPTALRVNGLTSSLTNGGRVGMLSPSIAPPTGTQAISQSTGYRMPEPAQHNSASSAMNSGPPKKRHRSWHPGSPVPVPAAPAPAVRPMARLSESYPVPTPRSPPSGVLQPQPLPAGETVIVPDNLLSISGVRPVILIGCGTLPYFFGNVGDIVVSPLLVSCYKCGQLSGESLEELGVPSGQLPNTEVMVLLTLQYLVRLGPDHIPLREEFEQIALRVMRQGQAGASVPPAQLGWLARLAASVSGDSVQVLLAHSSLGEGISEALRSLGEAPRRPRRPDYVAVICASPERGTEFCVLVLGKYQSRALAESMLTTNELLKEISYELITGKVSDLASHFRTTSLGDSLDRQLARFQQRRGELVTPPFHADISDCIHTQEAAAMVPTADLDPITEAFQIYPPQVGVAHCLLSQVCSISESANQSLDLSRFCKVDFLVLVPPSQVLMHQTAQRIRQSGILTDLGVEDAVSAHQKSDKYVVRLDSEVHPKIEAFLRRVRQNPCTLHILIHDNSHVDLTSALLGSACHGEPQGLADRVVNCQEVLEATNLLVLQVSSFPFTLQTQQTRISIHNEMHWPQHDSPGETSPEEQVYFGLSDYSRSLQWGVASPILRCDDAFEKMVNALLDRHLHLHSMVVRSYLLIQQYTEALMALMAAPALWDHTTPETRAIVEDLIGSPGRGQGGRGHMLLLRVPSLQLAMLARERLEEVRDRLGLQFRFAVLLGSPASELSLPPHFIARLKAWRGCDSEDWVPHTYEDLEGLPCIVILTGKDPLGETFPRSLKYCDLRLIDSSYLTRTALEQEVGLACTHVSGRAKQEPWGPAEAEDGGSSTTPGPSDPDDLAMDLERPQSNGSAVTGTSGSVTENGVSSSTQKPSTSSCASGPGGAEAEEGGVAHGGVKQECDSQGSQLSSPNSSAPQSTYSSPSCSSSSSPSSPSSSAQRPSQSSQPPRCGSPLAATPRTVILSRAAYSLLAGERGGQLRSSSLLPHADVAWSSPLRPPLRQDVPGPEQSLYYRKWTSARQHHADHSNQAGHAGPVPPHPRRLMLSGPPQVGKTGAYLHFLRVLFRMLIRLQEVEVYDEDELGADQVESSQTTLPTSMKWPDVEEIQKMAFDLFPRDPKFRRASPIYSECMPKSAQGQSSETKQEGPAKHGTMSVMLTKFAAHNAFHHCEQCHHYREASLVTQVSDYTFHSYTISSARLGEELQLHFLIPKSKEHHFIFSQQGRQLESMRLPLVSDKGPDLLKSPIFTPTRGRQEHGLLNIFHAMEGAAHLHILVVKEYEMPLYRKYWPNHILLVLPASFNSSGVGAARFLIKELSHQNLERERSRQEAQGRRRKDVWPFVVMMDDSCVLWNTHQPQEQSSDAVEGSHGYTNVSLKAVLQHMEATPKITLYALCGVRKWSSQLAARRGTAPFSRCHLHHFVMLNVDLTQNVQYDLNRYSCEEVDFNLQAHSSGLLLCRFNSFSLMKKRIPSGGHRDFSVTPKILVSENPAPISPSQYVCAPDSEHMLLAAPPHFLLEKFLQHSGHRLFPKAVRNHSHPLLSIDSYLNLGPEVLVCYVSSRPQPACVDHRGVVFSGLLLYLADSFVVPSLLSKFRFLKGATLCVISQDRSSLRQTIVRLELEDEWQFRLRDEFQTANCSEDQPLYFLTGRHI; translated from the exons ATGGGGAACTCGTATGCTGGCCAGCTGAAGTCAGCCCGCTTTGAGGAGGCGCTCCACAGCTCCATTGAGGCCTCCCTGCGCTCTAGCAGCGCAGCTCCGCGCCCCTTCTTCACCCAGCTCTACCTGGAGCCAGAGCATTACCGCGGCAACCCCGAAG ACATGAAGCCCAGGATGGAGATCTCCCTGCAGTACTCGGAGCGGACTGGCCAGGAGCTCCGCCCCAGCCAAGCCTCCAACAGCACCAAGGAGGAGGACatggaggatgaggaggaggacgaggacgaggaagCCTCCGACCCCAGCGCCACCCCCATCCCTTACCTACAGGGCCCTCCCCCTGATGGCTCCTGCACCCTGGACG GGTTCTGCCAGGCCGGGAAAGACCTGCGTCTGGTCTCCATGGGGACGGAACATATCGAGGTTCCTGCCGGGTTTGAACTAGTTGGGGCTAAGTCACCCAACATCCCCGGACACATACTGGTCTGCTTAGTGGACAGGCGCTTTCTGCCGGACGACAACGGGAAAAATGCACTTTTAG GATTTTCAGGGAATTGCGTGGGTTGTGGGGAGAAGGGGTTCCGCTACTTCACGGAATTTTCAAACCACATCAACCTGAAGCTGGCCACACAACCTAAGAAACAGAAGCACTTAAAGTACTACCTTGTGCAGAACTCTCAGGGTGCTCTGTGTAAAGGACCACTCATCTGCTGGAAAG ACTGTAAAACAAAGCAGTCCGGCAGTACTGTTTCCCCGTCAAAGCCcagctcctcatcctcaccaAAAAACCAGGATAAAGGGGTGACGAGCGGCCgtgactcctcccccttctctccctcag ATTCCCTTCTGACTGGGAGCCAATCCACAACTACCACCGGACCACGTGTGGGCCAGGACCTGGCGAGGGAGTGCCTATTCCCCAAACCAAGGGACTCGACCCCACCCCAAGGGACCAAGACTTTGCCTATAG TTCCCACTGCTCTGCGGGTTAATGGCCTGACCAGCAGCTTGACTAATGGAGGAAGAGTGGGCATGCTAAGCCCCTCCATAGCCCCACCCACAGGGACCCAGGCCATCAGCCAGAGCACTGGATACCGAATGCCTGAACCAGCCCAGCACAACTCAG CTTCGTCCGCCATGAACTCGGGCCCCCCTAAGAAGCGCCATCGTAGCTGGCACCCGGGGTCTCCTGTGCCCGTCCCCGCTGCTCCAGCACCAGCCGTCAGGCCCATGGCCCGTCTGTCGG AATCCTACCCAGTCCCTACCCCTCGGTCACCGCCATCAGGAGTCCTAcagccccagcccctccctgcCGGAGAGACTGTCATAGTCCCCGACAACCTCCTCAGCATCTCTGGCGTCCGGCCCGTCATCCTCATAG GTTGTGGTACTTTACCATACTTCTTTGGCAATGTGGGGGACATCGTGGTGAGCCCCCTACTGGTGAGCTGCTACAAGTGCGGACAACTGAGCGGGGAGAGCCTGGAGGAACTTGGTGTGCCGAGCGGCCAGCTTCCCAACACAGAGGTCATGGTCCTGCTCACACTGCAGTACCTGGTGCGGCTAG GCCCGGACCACATCCCGCTGCGGGAGGAGTTTGAGCAGATCGCCCTGCGGGTGATGCGGCAGGGCCAGGCCGGGGCGTCCGTGCCCCCGGCCCAGCTGGGCTGGCTGGCGCGTCTGGCGGCCAGCGTTTCGGGCGACTCGGTGCAGGTCCTGCTGGCCCACAGCTCGCTCGGGGAGGGCATCTCCGAGGCGCTGCGCTCGCTGGGCGAGGCCCCGCGCCGGCCCCGTCGCCCCGACTACGTGGCGGTCATCTGCGCCTCCCCGGAGCGCGGGACAGAGTTCTGCGTGCTGGTGCTGG gaAAGTACCAGTCCAGAGCCCTGGCAGAGAGCATGCTCACCACCAATGAGCTCCTGAAGGAGATCAGCTATGAGCTCATCACGGGCAAAGTCAGCGACCTGGCCTCCCACTTTAGAACCACCTCCCTAG GGGACAGCCTGGACAGGCAGCTGGCCAGATTCCAGCAGAGGAGGGGTGAGCTGGTGACCCCACCCTTCCATGCAGACATCAGCGActgcatccacacacaggaGGCTGCAGCTATGGTGCCCACTGCAGACTTgg ATCCAATCACTGAGGCATTTCAGATCTACCCTCCGCAAGTGGGCGTGGCACACTGCCTCCTCTCCCAGGTCTGCTCCATCTctgaatcagccaatcagagcctggACCTGAGCCGCTTCTGCAAAGTGGATTTCCTCGTACTGGTCCCGCCCTCCCAGGTGCTGATGCACCAGACAGCACAGCGAATCAGACAATCGG GAATTCTGACAGATCTTGGTGTCGAGGACGCCGTCTCTGCCCATCAGAAGTCAGACAAATATGTTGTTCGTCTGGATAGCGAAGTCCACCCCAAAATCGAGGCCTTTCTGCGGAGGGTCAGGCAGAATCCCTGCACCCTCCACATCCTCATCCATGACAACTCACATGTAGACCTGACTAG CGCGCTCCTGGGCTCGGCCTGCCACGGCGAGCCGCAGGGCCTGGCCGACCGCGTGGTGAACTGCCAGGAGGTCCTGGAGGCCACCAACCTGCTGGTGCTCCAGGTCAGCTCCTTCCCCTTCACCCTGCAGACCCAGCAGACCCGCATCAGCATCCACAACGAGATGCACTGGCCCCAGCACGACAGCCCG ggggagacCTCGCCCGAGGAGCAGGTGTACTTTGGCCTGAGCGACTACAGCCGCTCACTGCAATGGGGCGTGGCCAGCCCCATCCTGCGTTGCGACGACGCCTTTGAGAAGATGGTCAACGCCCTGCTGGACAG gcacctccacctgcacagcatggtggtgcgcagctacctgctgatccagcAGTACACCGAGGCCCTGATGGCGCTGATGGCCGCCCCGGCGCTGTGGGACCACACCACCCCCGAGACGCGGGCCATCGTGGAGGACCTGATCGGGTCcccggggcggggccagggcgggCGGGGCCACATGCTCCTGCTGCGGGTCCCCTCCCTGCAGCTGGCCATGCTGGCGCGCGAGCGGCTGGAGGAGGTGCGCGACAGGCTGGGGCTCCAATTCCGATTCGCCGTGCTGCTGGGAAGCCCCGCCTCCGAGCTCAGTCTCCCGCCCCATTTCATCGCCCGTCTAAAG gcttGGCGGGGCTGTGACAGTGAGGACTGGGTGCCGCACACCTATGAGGACCTGGAGGGGCTGCCCTGCATCGTCATCCTGACTGGGAAGGACCCCCTGGGAGAGACCTTCCCAAG ATCTCTGAAGTACTGCGACCTGCGCCTGATCGACTCCAGCTACCTGACGCGCACCGCGCTGGAGCAGGAGGTGGGCCTGGCCTGCACGCACGTGTCCGGGAGGGCCAAGCAGGAGCCCTGGGGGCCCGCGGAGGCGGAGGACGGGGGCTCCAGCACCACACCCGGCCCCAGCGACCCCGACGACCTCGCCATGGATCTGGAGAGGCCGCAGAGCAACGGCAGCGCCGTCACGGGAACCTCAG GCTCCGTCACAGAGAATGGCGTGAGCTCCTCCACCCAGAAGCCCTCCACCTCCAGCTGCGCCTCTGGGCCTGGTGGTGCGGAGGCAGAGGAAGGGGGCGTCGCCCACGGGGGGGTTAAACAGGAGTGCGACTCCCAGGGCAGCCAGCTGTCCAGCCCCAACTCCTCGGCCCCCCAGTCCACGtactcctctccctcctgctcctcctcctcctccccctcctcgcccTCGTCCTCGGCCCAGCGGCCCAGCCAGTCCAGCCAGCCCCCCCGCTGCGGCAGCCCCCTCGCCGCCACGCCCCGCACCGTCATCCTGTCGCGGGCCGCCTACAGCCTGCTGGCGGGCGAGCGCGGGGGCCAGCTgcgctcctcctccctcctcccccacgcCGACGTGGCCTGGAGCAGCCCCCTGCGGCCCCCCCTGCGCCAGGACGTCCCGGGGCCCGAGCAGTCCCTCTATTACCGCAAGTGGACCAGCGCCCGGCAGCACCACGCCGACCACAGCAACCAGGCGGGCCACGCCGGCCCGgtcccgccccacccccgccgccTCATGCTCAGTGGACCACCGCAG GTGGGAAAGACTGGGGCCTACCTGCACTTCCTGCGCGTCCTGTTCCGCATGCTGATCCGCCTGCAGGAAGTGGAGGTTTATGACGAGGACGAGCTCGGAGCTG ACCAAGTGGAGAGCTCACAGACCACGCTACCCACCAGCATGAAGTGGCCAGACGTTGAAGAGATCCAAAAAATGGCCTTTGACCTTTTCCCTCGAGATCCCAAGTTCAGACGGGCCAGCCCCATTTATAGTGAATGCATGCCGAAGTCCGCACAAG GCCAGAGCTCTGAAACCAAGCAAGAGGGGCCTGCTAAGCATGGCACAATGTCAGTGATGTTGACAAAGTTTGCtgcccacaatgcatttcaccACTGCGAACAGTGCCATCACTACAGAGAGGCAAGCCTTGTGACTCAG GTGTCGGACTACACCTTCCACTCATACACCATCAGCTCCGCCCGCCTGGGGGAGGAGCTCCAACTGCACTTTCTCATTCCCAAGTCGAAGGAGCACCACTTCATCTTCAGCCAGCAGGGCCGTCAGCTGGAGAGCATGCGCCTTCCCCTGGTCTCCGACAAG GGCCCTGACCTGCTGAAGAGCCCAATCTTCACccccaccagggggcgccaggAGCATGGTCTGCTCAACATCTTCCATGCTATGGAGGGTGCTGCCCATCTGCACATCCTGGTGGTGAAGGAGTACGAGATGCCCCTCTACAGGAAGTACTGGCCTAACCACATCCTTCTGGTGCTCCccgcctcattcaacagttcCGGAGTGG gaGCTGCCCGGTTCCTCATTAAGGAGCTGTCCCACCAGAACCTGGAGCGGGAGAGGAGCCGCCAGGAGGcgcaggggaggaggaggaaggacgTGTGGCCCTTCGTGGTCATGATGGATGACTCGTGCGTGCTGTGGAACACCCATCAGCCCCAGGAACAGAGCAG TGACGCGGTGGAGGGGTCGCACGGCTACACCAACGTCTCACTCAAGGCCGTGCTGCAGCACATGGAGGCCACGCCCAAGATCACGCTGTACGCCCTCTGCGGGGTGCGCAAGTGGAGCAGCCAGCTGGCCGCCCGGCGCGGGACCGCCCCCTTCTCCCGGTGCCACCTGCACCACTTTGTGATGCTCAACGTGGACCTGACGCAGAACGTCCAGTATGACCTGAACCG gTACAGTTGTGAGGAGGTGGACTTTAACCTGCAGGCCCACAGCAGCGGCCTGCTCCTCTGCCGCTTTAACAGCTTCAGCCTGATGAAGAAGCGCATCCCTTCAGGGGGACACAGGGACTTCAGCGTCACGCCCAAGATCCTG GTGTCAGAGAACCCGGCCCCCATCAGCCCTTCCCAGTACGTTTGCGCCCCGGACAGCGAGCACATGCTGCTCGCGGCCCCGCCCCACTTCCTGCTGGAGAAGTTCCTGCAGCACAGCGGCCACAGGCTCTTCCCCAAGGCAGTGCGCAACCACAGCCACCCGCTGCTGTCCATCGACAGCTACCTCAACCTCGGTCCTGAG GTGTTGGTGTGTTACGTGAGTTCGCGGCCGCAGCCTGCCTGCGTGGATCACCGGGGCGTGGTGTTCAGTGGGCTGCTTCTGTACCTGGCCGACTCATTCGTGGTCCCGAGCCTTCTCAGCAAGTTCCGGTTCCTCAAAG GTGCCACGCTGTGTGTGATCTCACAGGACCGCAGCTCCCTGCGGCAGACCATCGTCAGGCTGGAACTGGAGGACGAGTGGCAGTTCCGTCTCCGGGACGAGTTCCAGACGGCCAACTGCAGCGAGGATCAGCCCCTCTACTTCCTGACGGGCCGGCACATCTGA